One segment of Pantoea sp. Lij88 DNA contains the following:
- a CDS encoding DUF1493 family protein, translating to MNDLTQAIIALIEYHNQPTLLGWFRKVDGADFHLQQLPLNEVEFAILMSDFFATFGVSSEHYDETRYFPASHSRRFTPAGWFNAGGYYPLTVAMLCEAASLGRWPEGDY from the coding sequence ATGAACGATCTGACTCAAGCCATCATTGCGCTGATTGAATACCACAATCAGCCAACCCTGCTGGGCTGGTTCCGCAAAGTGGATGGGGCAGATTTTCATCTGCAGCAGCTACCGCTGAATGAAGTAGAATTTGCGATTCTGATGAGCGATTTTTTTGCTACCTTCGGCGTCAGCTCAGAGCATTACGATGAAACACGCTACTTTCCGGCGTCGCATTCGCGGCGCTTTACGCCTGCCGGATGGTTTAACGCAGGCGGATATTATCCCTTAACGGTAGCCATGCTGTGTGAAGCGGCCAGCCTGGGACGCTGGCCTGAAGGGGATTACTGA
- a CDS encoding DUF2767 family protein, with the protein MKRDALNDDDYDEVCRVIGDAVIVLMERGHDTRRGEIYDLLKRTRQQRAHSERDEQRMLDHAIRLVKPDV; encoded by the coding sequence ATGAAACGTGATGCACTGAATGATGATGACTATGACGAAGTCTGCCGGGTGATTGGCGATGCGGTGATTGTGCTGATGGAGCGCGGCCATGACACCCGACGGGGCGAAATCTACGACCTGCTAAAACGTACCCGCCAGCAGCGCGCCCATAGTGAACGGGATGAGCAGCGGATGCTGGATCATGCCATCCGGCTGGTCAAACCCGACGTATAG
- a CDS encoding glycosyltransferase family 9 protein, whose protein sequence is MKKKKIYLIDRLLTLYSRFSSRTRPQALQTLAPATVVIYSTTALGDFLMNTPAIWSLKNRFPTSQFVLVSSKKNKDLVSRYNWFDKIYIWDNKIANFLPLFFKLRRHKPDLSVILHAHFPYDIMSSVLTGSQVIVRDHYGSESPVLNKYLDHYSGYFDDHTIKRKLKLIEALGAETEPTRMHLPELNNSPTAKADHRRIGFQLGASKDIRRWPLASFSQLATALLERWPDTEIVVTGTAAEQPLEREFIESLPLHCRARVTPMAGKTNLGGLISLIQTLDVLVTGDTGPLHIAVAAQTPTVSLFSTANPRYTGPCQDSDRHIIIHRPDKTSSQHPMASIKAEEVGLAVAKLVG, encoded by the coding sequence GTGAAGAAAAAAAAGATTTATCTGATAGACCGACTTTTAACGCTTTATTCTCGATTCTCCAGCAGAACCAGACCACAGGCCTTACAGACGCTGGCACCCGCCACGGTGGTGATTTACTCGACTACGGCACTGGGCGACTTTCTGATGAATACGCCGGCTATCTGGAGCCTGAAAAATCGCTTTCCCACCAGTCAATTTGTTCTGGTTTCCAGCAAGAAAAATAAAGATCTGGTCAGCCGTTATAACTGGTTTGATAAGATCTATATCTGGGATAACAAGATTGCGAATTTCCTGCCGCTGTTTTTCAAACTGCGCCGCCATAAACCCGATCTGTCAGTAATATTACACGCTCATTTCCCTTACGATATTATGAGTTCAGTACTGACCGGCAGTCAGGTGATTGTGCGCGATCATTACGGCAGCGAATCACCTGTACTGAATAAATATCTCGATCACTATTCAGGCTATTTCGACGACCACACTATCAAACGTAAGCTCAAACTGATTGAAGCCCTGGGCGCAGAGACAGAACCGACCCGGATGCATCTTCCGGAACTGAACAACAGTCCGACTGCAAAGGCTGACCATCGCCGTATCGGTTTTCAGTTAGGGGCATCAAAAGATATCCGCCGCTGGCCGCTGGCCTCATTCAGTCAGCTGGCGACAGCGTTGCTTGAACGCTGGCCTGATACTGAGATTGTCGTCACCGGCACCGCCGCTGAGCAGCCTCTTGAAAGGGAATTTATCGAAAGCCTGCCTCTGCACTGCCGCGCGCGCGTGACGCCGATGGCGGGTAAAACTAACCTCGGCGGCCTGATTAGCCTGATTCAGACGCTGGATGTGCTGGTTACCGGAGATACCGGTCCGCTACACATCGCCGTGGCCGCGCAGACGCCAACGGTCAGCCTGTTCTCCACCGCCAATCCGCGCTATACCGGCCCCTGCCAGGACAGCGATCGTCACATCATTATTCACCGCCCGGATAAAACCTCGTCTCAGCATCCGATGGCGTCGATCAAGGCCGAAGAGGTCGGGCTGGCCGTGGCGAAACTGGTGGGATAA
- a CDS encoding DUF883 family protein, with product MSGKIEDKVKEAAGAVQEQWGAATGSSEHQAKGAARRYTNQASYAARDAAETIRDQVQSNPVAGLAVAAGVGVFIGFLLGRK from the coding sequence ATGTCAGGAAAAATCGAAGATAAAGTAAAAGAAGCCGCTGGCGCAGTTCAGGAACAATGGGGTGCAGCAACCGGTTCATCTGAGCATCAGGCTAAAGGCGCAGCACGCCGTTACACCAACCAGGCAAGCTATGCTGCCCGCGACGCTGCTGAAACCATCCGCGATCAGGTTCAGTCCAATCCTGTCGCTGGTCTGGCCGTTGCTGCAGGCGTTGGCGTGTTCATCGGCTTCCTGCTGGGTCGCAAGTAA